One region of Bacillus zhangzhouensis genomic DNA includes:
- the dnaX gene encoding DNA polymerase III subunit gamma/tau, whose product MSYQALYRVFRPQIFEDVVGQEHITKTLQNALLQKKFSHAYLFSGPRGTGKTSAAKIFAKAVNCEKSPVSEPCNECDACIGITNGSISDVIEIDAASNNGVDEIRDIRDKVKFAPSAVTYKVYIIDEVHMLSIGAFNALLKTLEEPPAHCIFILATTEPHKIPLTIISRCQRFDFKRITTKDIVGRMEKIVDAEGLNVQEGSLEIIASAADGGMRDALSLLDQAISFSGEQLTIDDALLITGAVSQHFISQLAKAIFDQNIATALDTLNELLQQGKDAAKLIEDMIFYFRDMLLYKTAPELEGVLEKVKVDESFVALSDRVTPQFLYETIEVLNKSHQEMKWTNHPRIFFEVAVVKLCQSTAGLTQGHVDAALTALTDKINRLEQELSRLRAEGVPMSPSHSSQEKKEATRPQTSNKNGYRAPVGRIHEILKEAKRPELEKIKGKWGELLAQLKQQNKVSHAALLTDSEPVAAASHAFVLKFKFEIHCKMVAEDKSGVRTNLEQLLESMLGKRVELVGVPDAQWGKIREEFLRDHQLDEQADGQGTSTEEDPLIAEAKKLVGTDLIEIKD is encoded by the coding sequence GTGAGTTATCAAGCTTTATATCGAGTGTTCAGACCTCAAATTTTTGAGGATGTTGTTGGACAAGAACACATCACAAAAACGTTGCAAAATGCCCTTTTGCAGAAAAAGTTTTCTCATGCTTACTTATTTTCAGGTCCTAGAGGAACAGGTAAAACAAGTGCTGCCAAAATCTTTGCAAAGGCAGTGAACTGTGAAAAGTCACCTGTTAGTGAGCCGTGTAATGAATGTGATGCCTGTATTGGAATTACAAACGGTTCAATTTCAGACGTGATTGAAATAGATGCTGCCTCGAATAACGGGGTAGACGAAATTCGGGATATACGTGATAAAGTGAAATTTGCTCCTTCGGCGGTTACATATAAGGTTTATATTATAGATGAAGTACATATGCTCTCTATCGGTGCATTTAATGCCCTCCTTAAAACGCTGGAAGAACCGCCTGCTCATTGTATCTTTATTTTGGCTACCACAGAGCCCCATAAGATTCCTCTTACCATCATATCTCGTTGTCAGCGGTTTGATTTTAAACGAATCACGACCAAAGATATTGTTGGAAGAATGGAGAAAATTGTAGATGCAGAAGGCCTAAATGTACAGGAGGGCTCGCTCGAGATTATTGCTAGTGCAGCTGATGGCGGTATGCGTGATGCACTAAGTCTCTTGGATCAAGCGATCTCATTTAGTGGTGAACAATTGACAATTGATGATGCGCTGCTCATTACAGGTGCTGTATCTCAGCATTTCATTAGTCAGCTTGCTAAAGCAATTTTTGATCAAAATATTGCCACAGCGTTAGATACATTAAATGAATTGCTCCAGCAGGGGAAAGATGCTGCTAAATTAATAGAGGATATGATTTTTTACTTTAGAGATATGCTGCTTTATAAAACGGCACCAGAGCTCGAGGGTGTCCTTGAAAAGGTAAAGGTCGACGAAAGTTTCGTGGCGCTTTCAGATCGTGTGACACCTCAGTTCCTGTATGAAACAATTGAAGTCCTAAATAAAAGCCACCAAGAAATGAAATGGACAAATCACCCAAGGATTTTCTTTGAGGTAGCTGTGGTAAAGCTGTGTCAGTCAACAGCAGGATTGACCCAAGGTCATGTTGACGCTGCTTTAACGGCGCTAACAGATAAAATAAACAGGCTGGAACAGGAACTATCAAGGCTAAGAGCCGAAGGTGTACCAATGTCTCCATCTCATAGTTCTCAAGAAAAAAAGGAAGCGACTCGACCACAAACGAGTAACAAAAATGGCTATCGTGCACCTGTCGGACGAATTCATGAGATTCTAAAAGAAGCGAAACGGCCTGAGTTAGAAAAAATTAAAGGCAAATGGGGAGAGCTCCTTGCCCAGTTGAAACAGCAGAATAAGGTGTCTCACGCTGCGTTATTAACGGATAGTGAGCCAGTTGCGGCTGCTTCGCATGCCTTTGTTTTAAAATTCAAATTTGAGATACATTGTAAAATGGTTGCTGAAGATAAAAGCGGTGTTCGAACCAATCTTGAACAACTGCTAGAGTCTATGTTAGGAAAAAGAGTGGAATTAGTTGGCGTTCCTGACGCTCAATGGGGTAAAATAAGAGAAGAATTTTTAAGAGATCATCAGCTGGATGAACAAGCAGATGGTCAGGGAACTTCTACTGAAGAGGATCCATTGATTGCGGAAGCAAAGAAATTAGTAGGAACCGATTTAATTGAAATTAAAGATTAA
- the recR gene encoding recombination protein RecR, producing MQYPEPISKLIDSFMKLPGIGPKTAVRLAFFVLSMQEDVVLDFAKALVNAKRNLTYCSVCGHITDQDPCYICEDTRRDQSIICVVQDPKDVIAMEKMKEYNGLYHVLHGAISPMDGIGPEDIKIPDLLKRLQDNQVTEVILATNPNIEGEATAMYISRLLKPSGIKLSRIAHGLPVGGDLEYADEVTLSKALEGRREM from the coding sequence ATGCAATATCCTGAACCAATATCAAAGCTGATTGACAGCTTTATGAAATTGCCAGGAATCGGACCGAAAACTGCGGTCCGTCTGGCTTTTTTTGTTCTTAGTATGCAGGAAGATGTCGTACTAGATTTTGCGAAGGCGCTTGTAAATGCCAAGCGTAATTTAACTTATTGTTCGGTATGCGGTCATATCACCGACCAAGATCCTTGCTATATTTGTGAAGATACAAGAAGAGATCAATCTATTATCTGTGTTGTGCAGGATCCAAAAGATGTGATCGCAATGGAAAAAATGAAAGAATACAATGGCTTATATCATGTGCTTCATGGTGCCATTTCGCCAATGGACGGAATTGGCCCAGAGGATATTAAAATTCCTGACCTATTAAAAAGATTGCAAGATAATCAAGTGACAGAGGTGATCCTTGCAACTAATCCAAACATTGAAGGAGAAGCAACAGCCATGTATATCTCCAGATTGTTGAAACCATCAGGAATTAAACTCTCTCGCATTGCTCACGGACTTCCAGTAGGCGGAGATTTAGAGTATGCGGATGAAGTCACACTGTCCAAGGCTCTAGAAGGCAGACGTGAGATGTAG
- a CDS encoding glycoside hydrolase family 18 protein: MRFKTTVNEIIRTNEIETPNQLVIGQTMVIPIRGQFYEVKQNDTLYQIGRRFQISVEELARVNRIRPEAILPIRFLLYIPQRPKRNINSNAYIEPSGNQVSENLKQAAREASPYLTHLDVFSFQAQRDGTLREPPLDQLPQIAAQNRTVLSMVVTNLENEKFSDELGRILLTNQSVKTTFLNEIVRVAKKYEFKEIHFDYEYLRPADKEAYIQFLREATARFHQEGWTISVALAPKTSSQQKGKWYEAHDYEAIGKIVDHVVLMTYEWGYSGGPPQAVSPIGPVRQVIEYALTVIPANKIVMGQNLYGYDWTLPFVQGGPIAKAVSPQQAIALARQHNVSILYDETAQAPHFRYTDANNKEHEVWFEDARSIQAKFNLIKELNLNGIAYWKLGLSFPQNWLLLSDQFNIEKRTTS, translated from the coding sequence ATGCGTTTTAAAACAACAGTAAATGAAATCATCCGTACTAACGAAATCGAAACACCAAATCAACTCGTCATTGGACAAACAATGGTCATTCCAATTAGAGGTCAATTTTATGAGGTCAAACAAAATGACACACTATATCAAATTGGAAGACGGTTTCAAATCTCAGTGGAAGAATTGGCACGCGTCAACAGAATTCGACCTGAAGCGATCCTACCTATTCGCTTCTTGCTCTATATTCCACAAAGACCGAAAAGGAACATTAATTCCAATGCTTATATTGAACCAAGTGGAAATCAAGTCAGTGAAAACCTAAAGCAGGCAGCTAGAGAAGCCTCCCCATACTTAACCCATTTAGACGTCTTTAGTTTTCAAGCACAAAGAGATGGGACATTGCGAGAACCACCGTTAGACCAACTACCTCAGATTGCCGCTCAGAACAGAACAGTATTATCCATGGTGGTGACAAATCTAGAGAATGAAAAATTCAGTGATGAACTTGGGCGTATTCTTTTAACTAACCAATCTGTCAAAACGACATTTCTAAATGAAATTGTTCGCGTTGCCAAAAAGTATGAATTCAAGGAAATCCATTTTGATTATGAATATTTACGTCCTGCTGATAAAGAAGCTTATATTCAATTTTTAAGGGAGGCAACAGCCCGTTTCCATCAAGAGGGATGGACAATATCTGTTGCACTGGCACCAAAAACAAGTAGTCAGCAAAAGGGCAAATGGTATGAAGCCCATGACTATGAAGCCATCGGTAAGATTGTCGATCATGTTGTGTTGATGACCTATGAATGGGGATACAGCGGCGGCCCTCCACAAGCTGTCTCTCCAATTGGACCTGTCCGCCAAGTCATTGAATATGCACTAACTGTCATACCAGCCAATAAAATTGTAATGGGACAAAATTTATATGGCTATGATTGGACACTTCCTTTCGTCCAGGGCGGTCCCATCGCCAAAGCCGTCAGTCCTCAACAAGCAATTGCACTTGCTAGACAGCACAATGTCTCTATCCTATACGACGAAACAGCACAAGCACCTCATTTTCGTTATACAGATGCCAATAACAAAGAGCATGAGGTCTGGTTCGAAGACGCTAGATCGATTCAAGCAAAGTTCAACCTCATAAAAGAGCTTAATTTGAACGGAATTGCTTATTGGAAATTAGGTCTATCTTTCCCACAAAATTGGCTCTTATTATCAGATCAATTTAATATTGAAAAAAGAACGACATCGTAA
- a CDS encoding pro-sigmaK processing inhibitor BofA family protein — protein sequence MEPVIVIGSILLAVLLLFMSGVQANPFKWLGLIGVKFVAGALFLFCLNLFGESLGLHVAINPVTSGISGLLGIPGVAALIVIEKFII from the coding sequence ATGGAACCTGTTATTGTGATCGGGTCAATTTTGCTAGCTGTGCTATTGTTGTTTATGTCAGGTGTGCAGGCAAATCCATTCAAATGGTTAGGGCTTATCGGAGTGAAGTTTGTGGCAGGTGCTCTTTTCTTATTTTGCCTCAACCTATTTGGTGAGAGTCTAGGATTACATGTCGCTATTAACCCTGTAACGAGTGGGATTAGTGGTTTATTGGGTATTCCGGGCGTAGCGGCTTTAATCGTGATTGAAAAGTTTATTATTTAA
- a CDS encoding YaaL family protein, producing the protein MGFLRRKSIRKEFDEKLIQQLFKQKEEWNRQKKLVANSVDPSPDILFELKLAQAKYFFYLREAKKRNLRLNNWK; encoded by the coding sequence ATGGGATTTCTTCGCAGAAAATCAATTCGAAAAGAATTCGATGAGAAATTAATTCAACAGCTTTTTAAGCAAAAGGAAGAATGGAACAGACAAAAAAAGCTTGTCGCAAACAGCGTTGATCCTTCACCGGACATTCTATTCGAATTAAAGCTTGCTCAAGCGAAGTACTTTTTCTATCTGAGAGAAGCAAAAAAGAGGAATTTACGTTTAAACAACTGGAAATAG
- a CDS encoding YbaB/EbfC family nucleoid-associated protein yields the protein MRGGMGNMQKMMKQMQKMQKDMAKAQEELAEKVLEGTAGGGMVTVKVNGQKEVVDVAINEEVVDPEDIDMLQDLVLAATNDALKKVDELTNETMGQFTKGMNMPGLF from the coding sequence ATGCGCGGTGGAATGGGAAATATGCAAAAAATGATGAAACAAATGCAAAAAATGCAAAAGGATATGGCAAAGGCTCAAGAAGAGCTTGCAGAAAAAGTCCTTGAAGGTACAGCTGGTGGCGGTATGGTCACTGTAAAAGTAAATGGACAAAAAGAAGTCGTTGATGTAGCAATTAATGAAGAAGTTGTTGATCCAGAAGATATCGATATGCTTCAAGATCTTGTTCTTGCTGCCACAAACGATGCATTGAAAAAAGTCGATGAGCTAACGAATGAAACGATGGGTCAATTCACAAAAGGAATGAACATGCCAGGTTTATTCTAG
- a CDS encoding deoxynucleoside kinase, protein MYPAPFIAVEGPIGAGKTTLATMLAKEFQFPLVKEIVEENPFLDKFYEDMEQWSFQLEMFFLCNRFKQLESIEENYLNKQRPVVTDYHVYKNMIFAERTLSKKHMDKYRKIYHLLTDDLPKPNAMIYIKASLPTLLERIQMRGRSFEEDIDPAYLKTLIEDYELAIEHLKQTEPGLPIITIEGDHTDFVSSQQDYQQIVQNIKEQVL, encoded by the coding sequence ATGTATCCTGCCCCTTTTATTGCAGTGGAAGGCCCAATTGGAGCCGGAAAAACAACTTTGGCTACAATGCTTGCGAAGGAATTTCAATTTCCTTTAGTAAAAGAGATTGTAGAAGAAAATCCATTCTTAGATAAATTTTATGAAGATATGGAACAATGGAGCTTTCAGCTTGAGATGTTCTTTTTATGCAATCGGTTCAAACAATTAGAATCAATTGAAGAAAACTATTTAAATAAACAGCGGCCGGTTGTCACTGATTATCATGTCTATAAAAATATGATATTTGCAGAAAGAACATTATCAAAAAAGCACATGGATAAATACAGAAAGATCTATCACCTGCTAACAGATGATCTTCCTAAACCAAATGCCATGATCTATATAAAAGCCAGCCTTCCCACCTTACTTGAAAGAATACAGATGAGAGGACGCTCTTTTGAAGAAGACATCGACCCAGCTTATTTAAAAACACTCATTGAAGACTATGAGCTGGCCATTGAACATTTAAAACAGACTGAGCCAGGGCTTCCTATCATTACAATTGAAGGAGATCATACAGACTTCGTTTCCTCACAGCAAGATTACCAGCAAATTGTACAGAACATAAAGGAGCAAGTGCTATGA
- the tadA gene encoding tRNA adenosine(34) deaminase TadA, whose protein sequence is MTKDEQFMQEAIFEALKAEQIGEVPIGAIIVVDDQIVSRAHNLRESEQRSIAHAELLAIDEACKSAESWRLEDAVLYVTLEPCPMCAGAIVLSRVKKVVFGAYDPKGGCAGTLMNLLDDERFNHQSEVIGGVLENECGELLSQFFRNLRQRKKQGKSK, encoded by the coding sequence ATGACGAAAGATGAACAGTTTATGCAAGAAGCCATTTTTGAAGCCTTAAAAGCTGAACAAATAGGGGAAGTGCCAATCGGTGCCATCATTGTTGTTGATGACCAAATCGTGAGCCGGGCTCATAATTTAAGGGAAAGTGAGCAGCGTTCCATTGCACATGCAGAATTACTTGCTATTGATGAAGCGTGTAAATCGGCTGAGAGCTGGCGTTTAGAAGATGCTGTTCTTTACGTTACGCTTGAACCATGCCCAATGTGTGCGGGTGCTATTGTTCTCTCTAGAGTGAAAAAGGTCGTTTTTGGTGCATACGATCCAAAAGGTGGATGCGCAGGTACTTTAATGAATTTATTGGATGATGAACGGTTTAATCATCAGTCTGAAGTCATCGGTGGTGTCCTTGAAAATGAATGTGGCGAGCTGTTAAGTCAGTTCTTCCGAAATCTCCGTCAGCGAAAGAAACAAGGCAAAAGTAAATGA
- a CDS encoding cysteine hydrolase yields the protein MSKHQKALLIIDIINNFDFEMGHVLAEKTEQMTNKILALKQHAFKENWPIIYINDHYGLWKADIQAVLETCKNERSAPLLEKMAPSKDNYFLIKPKHSAFYGTALETLLNELGVADIILTGIAGNICVLFTANDAYMREYNLIVPKDCIASNDDRDNDYALTMMENVLLAKITTAKEITNENQT from the coding sequence TTGTCAAAGCACCAAAAGGCGCTGCTTATTATCGACATAATTAATAATTTTGATTTTGAAATGGGCCATGTGCTTGCAGAAAAAACAGAGCAAATGACCAATAAAATTTTAGCTCTAAAACAACATGCTTTCAAGGAAAATTGGCCAATCATTTATATCAACGATCACTACGGACTTTGGAAAGCTGATATCCAAGCTGTTCTGGAAACATGCAAAAACGAAAGAAGTGCTCCTCTTTTAGAGAAAATGGCACCATCTAAAGATAATTACTTCTTAATTAAACCTAAGCATTCTGCCTTCTACGGTACTGCATTAGAGACACTCTTAAATGAATTAGGTGTCGCGGACATTATTCTAACTGGAATTGCCGGAAACATTTGCGTTTTGTTCACTGCAAATGACGCATACATGCGAGAATACAATCTAATTGTACCTAAAGATTGTATCGCTTCAAACGACGACAGAGATAACGACTACGCTTTAACGATGATGGAGAACGTTCTTCTAGCAAAAATCACCACCGCTAAGGAAATAACGAATGAAAATCAAACATGA
- a CDS encoding deoxynucleoside kinase, with protein sequence MNNIEIPKDAVITIAGTVGVGKSTMTKTIADKLGFQTSLEKVDDNPYLEPFYSDFQRWSFHLQVYFLAERFKEQKRIFESGGGYVQDRSIYEDTGIFAKMHADKGTMSEVDYETYTSLFEAMVMTPYFPHPDVLIYLHGDLDHILHRIEERGRVMETQTDRAYWEEMYTRYSEWIDQFDLCPVIKINIEDYDLLHDESSLDPILHEIASVIRKNRSKTK encoded by the coding sequence ATGAACAATATCGAAATACCAAAGGACGCAGTCATCACAATTGCCGGGACTGTCGGTGTCGGCAAATCAACTATGACCAAAACAATAGCGGACAAGTTAGGGTTTCAAACCTCTCTTGAAAAAGTAGATGATAACCCATATTTAGAGCCTTTTTATTCAGATTTTCAAAGATGGAGCTTCCACTTACAGGTCTATTTTCTAGCTGAGCGTTTTAAGGAGCAAAAGCGGATTTTTGAATCTGGCGGAGGATATGTACAAGATCGTTCAATTTATGAGGACACTGGCATTTTCGCAAAAATGCATGCGGACAAAGGGACGATGTCTGAGGTCGATTATGAAACGTATACAAGTCTATTTGAGGCGATGGTGATGACACCTTACTTCCCTCACCCTGATGTCCTCATCTATCTACACGGGGATTTAGATCATATTTTACATCGTATTGAAGAACGCGGCAGAGTGATGGAAACTCAAACTGACCGGGCTTATTGGGAAGAAATGTATACTCGATACTCGGAGTGGATCGACCAATTTGATTTATGCCCAGTGATTAAAATTAATATTGAAGATTACGACTTACTTCATGATGAAAGCTCACTTGATCCTATTCTTCATGAAATAGCTTCTGTTATTCGAAAAAATCGCTCAAAAACAAAATAA
- a CDS encoding methyl-accepting chemotaxis protein, translated as MNRLDYYVEMAQLLRKVLDDSILFAITDTEKILCYYPSNTIDFGLKVGDPLNPEDQNVATTLRGQEYDGHLPEHLYGYEVAVKGYPIFDEDRKVIGSFLVAFSHHREKKLSGYMEKINKVAKELQGGIEQIAAHSQELAATSLEISEQAGRAEEKSANIEEVVKTIGGIARQTNLLGLNAAIEAARAGENGKGFAVVADEVRKLSDGSKEAAETISTFLKEIQDSIGTLSENISQISSSTNEQAIQVTDFTKIIESLNEFKVEMNQFIEEIRQDTK; from the coding sequence TTGAATAGGCTTGACTATTATGTTGAAATGGCTCAATTACTTAGAAAGGTACTAGATGATAGTATTCTTTTCGCCATCACAGATACAGAGAAGATACTTTGTTATTACCCGTCTAACACAATAGATTTTGGTTTGAAAGTTGGGGATCCATTGAATCCAGAAGACCAAAATGTGGCGACGACATTAAGAGGACAAGAATATGACGGTCATTTACCAGAGCATTTATATGGTTATGAAGTTGCTGTAAAAGGTTACCCGATTTTTGATGAAGATAGAAAAGTAATTGGCTCTTTTTTAGTGGCATTTTCACATCATCGTGAAAAGAAATTAAGCGGTTATATGGAGAAAATCAATAAAGTAGCGAAAGAACTCCAAGGTGGAATTGAACAAATTGCTGCACATTCACAAGAGCTGGCTGCCACAAGTTTAGAAATAAGCGAACAGGCAGGAAGAGCGGAAGAGAAATCTGCGAATATTGAAGAAGTCGTCAAAACCATTGGCGGTATCGCTAGACAAACAAATCTGCTAGGTTTAAATGCTGCAATTGAAGCCGCAAGAGCAGGTGAGAATGGAAAAGGGTTTGCTGTCGTGGCTGATGAAGTTCGCAAATTATCGGATGGCTCGAAAGAAGCGGCTGAAACCATTAGTACATTTTTAAAAGAAATCCAAGACAGCATTGGCACTTTATCCGAAAACATCTCACAAATTAGCAGCTCAACAAATGAACAAGCCATACAAGTGACAGACTTTACGAAGATTATCGAATCATTAAATGAGTTTAAAGTAGAGATGAATCAGTTTATTGAAGAAATTAGACAGGATACGAAATAG